The DNA window GTTATGCTTACAGAATTTGCAGTAGGTAGAAGAAGACAATTAGCTGCTGTTGGAGCGTTCAAATCAGAGGATAAGCGTTGGACGTTTGCAGGAGTTTTAGGTGTTTTAAGTGGTTTTTTAATTATGGGATTTTATCCTGTTGTTGGAGGATGGGCTCTTGCGTATGTATTTAAAGTAATGGGAGGATTATTAAATAATCCTGCTGCTATTGGGGCTTCATTTGATGCATTTATTACCAATGCTACCTCACCCCTTATGTGGATGGTATTATATCTTATTTTAAATGTAATCATCGTTGTAAAAGGTGTGTCTTCTGGAATTGAAAAAGCTGGAAAAATATTAATGCCATTATTATTTGGTATTTTAATTGTTATTGCAATTAAAGGATTAACATTACCTGGCGCAATGGCTGGTATGGAGTTTTTGTTTAAACCTGATTTTAGTAAGGTTGATGGAAGTGTCATACTTGCAGCTTTAGGTCAGGCGTTTTTCTCATTATCATTAGGTATGGGATGTATGATTACTTATGGTTCATACCTCTCTAAGAAAGAAAATCTTGTACAAAATGCAGCTATCGTTACTTCAATGGATACAGCTGTAGCATTATTAGCAGGGATTGCAATGTTTCCAGCTATGTTTGCCTTTGGTATAGAGCCAGCTGCAGGACCTGGATTAGTTTTTGTTGTTGTACCTACTTTATTTGCAGAGATGGGAGCTATGGGACCCATGTTTGCAGTTCTATTCTTTATCGCTCTTACAGTAGCTGCGTTAACATCTTCTGTTTCATTATTAGAAGTTGTTGTTGCATTCTTAATTGATGAAAAGAAATTTACTAGAAAGAAAGCAGTACTTTCTTCAGCAACAGTGATGGCATTACTTTGTATCTTAGCTTCTTTATCATTAGGAGGCGTAGGACCTACATTGTTTGGAAAAGGTGCATTTGATGTATTTGATTTATTAACAGATAAAATTTTCTTGGCAATCGGTGGAATGCTATTATGTATTTTCGCAGGTTGGAGATTAAAAAAAGAAGATTTATATGGTGAAATTACAAACAATGGTACAATGGATTTCCCATTGTTTGGAATGTGGTATCCATTGGTTAAATATGTTATTCCCATTACAATTTTTTTGGTAGCAGCAAATGGGATTCGTCAAGGATTTGAAAGTGGTTCTGGTCCGATTATGCTAGTTGGAATAGGAATTATTGCAATCTTTGCGGCTATATCTAAAAAGCTTTAAAATAGGTAATAATATAAAAACAGCTTAAGACAATCATGTTTTAAGCTGTTTTGTATATTTTAGTACATACTTTATGTTAGTAGACAAGAGAAAAAGTAAATTTTAGAATATCCTATCGATCTATAAAGTTTTCAAAAATAAATATTGATATTGACATTTTAATATAAAAATGTTAAAATTTTATCATAAGTTAATAAGCACAAAGCTTTAGGTACCATTTTGGTATAATAGGGAAGTACGGTGAGAACCCGTCACAGCCCCCGCTACTGTAAGTGATGACGAAACCTCATAATTGCCACTGTGAGAATGGGAAGGCAGAGGGAGTAGGTTGATTCATAAGTCAGGAGACCTGCCTATAGTGTAAGTTATTACCTTCGGTGGGAAGGAGAGGCGTTTGTTTATATTAAGCTAATAAACCCTGTCTTCTGACAGGGTTTTATTATATTTCTTAAAGAAAATCTATCTGCTATCTTTTTAAAAAGGTCTAGTTAGATTTTTCAAAAATTTTTCCTCTAATTTTAAGATCTCTCAATAATGGGAGATTATTTTTTTATCTACCTACAAACATTTGTGTATACATCTTTCCATATTTACCTCCATCTTTGATACCGATGCCAATATGGGTGAAGTCAGGGTTTAAAATATTTTTTCGATGTCCTTCTGAATTCATAAGAGAAGTATGTGCATTTTGAACAGAAGGATTTCCCGCTATATTCTCACCTGCAGTAAGGTACTTAATCCCAAATTGTTTTAACATATCAAAGGGACTGCCATAAGTAGGAGAATTGTGACTAAAATAATTGTTATCAATCATATCTTGAGATTTTAATCTAGCTACATTCACGATTGATATATCAATTGTTAATGGTTTTAAACCGTTTTTAGTTCGCTCTCCGTTTAGAAGCTTAAGCATTTCTTGTTCATCAGCAGTAAGTCTTGACGTATTTTCTTCTTGTTTATCTTGTGCAGTTTGGTTAGGTTGATCTGATGGAGTAGTTGTTTTAGGACCTTCTACTTGTGGTTTGCAATCAGAAGGATTTACGCAACCAACTTTTCCATCTTCTGTTTGTACTACGTACTGATCTCCCAGTTGCCCAACAACGTCATAAACATTCCCTTTAGGGAGCTTTTGAATTTCAGGAGAATTTGCACTTTGTCCTGAACGACAGGAAGTATTGTCTTTTGTAATTTGAATCTTTTCTACATCACCTTTTTCAAAAATAGATGAAGTCATAGGTTTATTGTTTTCGGGCATTTCGTTTTGATACATTTCATTTTCAGGTAGTGGGGTTGGTTTTTGTTGTGGAGCGGTACAGCCAGAGAATAATAAAACACATAAAGTTAGTATAGATAATATTTTTTTCATATTCATCACCTCAATAATATTATTACCTATATTGCCAAAATCATTTATGTTATAAAATGCCATAAGATATAATTATTGAGAAAAAAGATAAAGATTATAAAAAATAATCTTATAGCCATGTATAAATATCATGAATTTGGAAAAAATGTAAATGGAAACAAATCCATTTCATTTAAAAGTCTATTGACTTTTAAATACACCTTATTCCCACCCACAACTCATTATAAGAAAAGAGTAAGTTTTTGCTTACTCTTTTCTTGTTTGTATTCAATTTTACCAATAAAAAGGGATGTCAATTATTATTAAGAATCCTTAGTAAAATAATAAGTAATTAAAATGAATGGGTATATGTTTTGATAGAAAAGTAGGTTTTGGATAAAGTTCGTGTTTACATCTGAGAACCTACTTTTTCCATATGAAAAAGATGCAAATTACTATACCTTATAAATAAAACACGAACATTTAAAAAGATTCCGAAATTAATGTTGACATTTATTTTATATAGTACTAAAATATGAAATATATTCGATTTTTTTACAACTAGGAGGAGAAAAAATGGCAGAAATAGTAGAACAAGAATTGAAACAGGGTAAATTAGAGCGAATATTTAAATTGAAAGAACGGCATACAGATATACGAACGGAAGTAACAGCTGGATTAACAACTTTTATGACAATGGCATATATCTTAATTGTTCAGCCAAGTTTTATGAAAGCTGCGGGTATGGATGTTGGAGCAGTTACAGTTGTAACAGCTTTATTATCAGGTATATTTACATTGTTTATGGCCTTTTATACAAACTTACCTTTTGCCTTAGCACCTGCAATGGGAAGTAATGCATTTTTTGCTTTCACATTAGTAGCTGGTGGATTAGTTACTTGGCAGCAAGGTTTAGGAATGGTATTTATTTCAGGTATTATATTTTTATTACTTACTTTTTTAGGGTTACGTGAAGTGATTGTTAAATTGATTCCTAAAAACATAAAGCTTGCTATTGGTGCGGCTGTTGGTTTTTTTGTTGTACTGATTGGTTTTAAAAGTGCAAAATTTATGCTAATTACGGATGGATCTATAAAAATGGGTAATTTAGCTGATCCCACTACAAAACTTGCTTTAATAGGTTTAGCCATAGCCGTTACCCTTATGGCCAATAAAGTAAAAGGAGCACTATTATGGGCAATGATAGGAACAACCATTATTGGTATTCCTATGGGAATTACAAAGGTTCCTAGCAGCTTAATGTCTTTACCACCTTCTATTGCACCTATTGCTTTTAAGCTTGATGTTTTAGGTGCACTGAAGTGGAGTTTCTTTCCTTTAATGTTTACATTCTTTGTAGGTGATTTTTTTTCTACCTTAGGAACGCTTTTAGGAGTATCTGCAAAAGCAGGATTATTAGATGAAGAAGGAAATCTTCCAAATATAGATAAACCTTTTTTAGTAGACGCAATCGCTACAGTAGTAGGGGCATTATTTGGATCAACAGTTGTTACAACCTATATTGAATCAGCTGCAGGTGCAGAAGAAGGAGGACGTACAGGTTTAACAGGGGTAGCCACTGGGATATGTTTTTTATTAACTTTATTTTTTACACCTATTGCAGGAATGATTCCAGGAGCAGCTACAGCACCAGCATTGATTCTTATTGGATTATTAATGTTATCTGGTATGAAGGACATTGATTTTTCTGAGTTCACTGAAGCTTTTCCAGCTTTTGCAACAGTTATTTTTACAGCTTATACATCAAGTATTTCAAATGGTATTAGTATAGGAATCATTTCTTATGCATTTGTTAAACTTGTTTCAGGAAAAGCAAAAGAATTACATGTGGGAATCTATATACTATGTATTCCATTAATTTTTTACTTCATGATTATGTAATATTCATAAGGCTGAAAGGAATTAATTTTATAGATAAGGGAGCGAAAAGACGATGCAACTTTTACCGAAAGACAAAAAAGGTTTAATTGAATCAGCTGTTGGGAAAAGAGTATGTGATTTGGTTATTGAGAATGCTCAAATTGTAAATGTATTTACAGGAGAAATATATAAAGGGAATGTGGGTATATACGATGGATTTATTGCTCACATACAGAGTGATCCTGATCATTTAAACCGGGAAGAGGCAGCATTAGTGGGTAAAAAATATTATGATGCCAAAGGAGAATATCTAATCCCTGGTTTTGTAGATGCACATATACATATTGAAAGTACCATGATGACACCAAGAAATTTTGCTAAGGCTGTCATCCCTCACGGTACGACAACGGTTGTAACAGATCCTCATGAAATTGCAAATGTATGTGGTATAGAGGCTGTAGAATATATGCATGAATCAAGCAAAGATATTCCAATGCGTCAATATATATTAGCCCCTTCATGTGTTCCTGCAGTTCCAGGTAAAGAAAATGCTGGAGCAGTTTTTATGGATAAAGAGATAAAAGAATTATTAGAAATGGATAGAGTGATCGGATTAGCAGAAGTAATGGATTATCTAGGGGTAATCAATAATGATAAAAGAATGGTAGATATACTAGATTGCGTAGAGCAAAAAAATTTATTTATGCAAGGACATGCTCCTTTTGTAAGTGGTAGAGAGTTATCAGCTTATCTTTGTGCAGGTCCTAATAGTGATCATGAGAGTAGAATAGGTCAAGAAGCAAGGGATAAAATGCGTGCAGGAATGTATGTGGATGCAAGAGAAAGCTCTATTTCAAAAAATGTAGAGGAGATTATAAAAAATATTAAAGACTTTAGATACTTAAACTATTTAACCTTTTGTACAGATGATAGAGAACCAGAAGATATTTTAGAGAGTGGACATATGAATGATGTGGTTAGAAAAGCTATAGGGTGTGGAATGCATCCAATAGATGCAATTAGAAGCGCAACATTAAATGTGGCTAAGGAAATAGGTGTGAAAAATTTAGGTGCAATTGCTCCAGGGTATGTGGCTGATTTGGTGATCATAAATTCTTTAGAAGATTTAATTCCTACAGCCGTATTTTTTGAAGGGACTTTGGTAGCTGAAAAGGGAGAATTAAAAGTTGAAGTAGAAGATAAGGATTTTAATATTGAAGATAAAAATACAGTATTTATAGACAACTTAAAAGTAGAAGATTTTAGAATGAAAGCACCCATAGAGAATGGAAAAATAAAGACAAACATCATTAAGTATCAAGAACTTAATTTTTCTACAACAGATTTTGTGGTTGAAGAATTACCAGTAAAGAATGGCTATATTGATTTATCTCATGATCCAGATTTGAAATTTGTAATAGTAATTAATAGGCATAAAGGGCATAATACGAAGGGATATGGTATTGTACGCAATTTTGGTACACAGGTTGGAACTGTGGGTAGTACAGTTTCACATGATTGTCATAATTTAACGATTGTTTATGATACGCCAGAGAATGGATATATAGTTGCTAAGGATTTAATTGAAATAGGTGGAGGACTGAGTTGTGCAAAGAATGATGAAAGGATAGAACATTTAGCATTACCAATAGGAGGATTAATTTCTAAGAAACCATGTAAGGTATTAGCCAAAGAGTCTACTAAAATGAAAGATGCTTTAAGAGGTTTAGGACTAACAGAAATAGAAAATCCTCTTCTTCGTATCGCAACTCTTGCATTGCCTGTAATTCCTAATGCTAAAATGTCAGACTTAGGTATGATCGATGTACTAACGCAAGAGGTTGTAGACTTATTTAATGAGTAAATGTAATTAAAATATGATACAATTTAATAAGTATATTTTATGGAGGTGCCTATATGAAAACGGATATACAAATCGCTCAAGAAGCAAAAATGCTTCCTATTTTAGAAATAGGAAAGCAAATAGGTCTTAAGGAAGATGATTTAGAGTTATATGGGAAATACAAAGCAAAAATTTCTTTAGATGTGTATAAGAGATTAGAAGACAAACCAGATGGAAAGTTAGTATTAGTAACAGCTATTAACCCGACCTCAGCGGGGGAAGGAAAAACTACGACAAATGTAGGACTTAGTATGGGACTAAATAAGATTGGTAAAAAAACTATTACAGCTCTTAGAGAACCATCATTAGGACCTTCTTTTGGAGTAAAGGGAGGAGCAGCAGGGGGTGGATATGCACAGGTAGTGCCTATGGATGATATTAATCTTCATTTTACAGGAGATATCCATGCCATTACAACTGCAAACAATTTACTTGCAGCCCTTTTAGACAATCATCTACAACAAGGAAATTTATTAAATATTGATCCTAGAAGAGTTACATGGAAAAGATGTTTAGATATGAATGATAGAGCATTAAGAAATATTGTAGTGGGTCTTGGTGGAAGAACCAATGGAGTTCCAAGAGAAGACGGGTTTGATATTTCTGTTGCATCAGAGGTTATGGCAATACTTTGCCTAGCTAATGATTTAGATGATTTGAAGAAAAGATTAGCTAGAATGATTGTAGGATATACATATGATAACGAACCTGTAACAGCAGATGATTTAAAGGCAACAGGGGCTTTAACTTTATTATTAAAGGATGCTATTAAGCCAAATTTAGTACAAACTTTAGAGAACACACCAGCAATTATTCATGGAGGTCCTTTTGCAAATATTGCCCATGGATGTAATAGTGTTATGGCTACAAAGATAGGGCTTAAGCTTTCTGATTATGTAGTAACAGAAGCTGGATTTGGTGCAGATTTAGGAGCAGAAAAATTCTTTAATATTAAATGTAGATTTGCAGGACTTAAGCCTGATGCAACAGTAATTGTTGCAACTGCTAGGGCACTTAAAAATCATGGAGGTGTTCCTAAGACACAGTTAAATCATGAAAACTTAGAAGCTTTAGAAAAAGGTTTTGGAAATCTTGAAAAACAAATTGAAAATATAAGAAAATTTGGTGTTCCTGTAGTGGTGGCTATTAATAAATTTCCTACAGATACACAAGATGAATTAAATCTTATTGAAGAAAAATGTGCAAAATTAGGAGTAAATGTGGTTTTATCAGATGTTTGGGCAAAGGGTGGAGAAGGTGGAATAGAACTTGCTAAGAAAGTTGTAGCCTTATGTGAATCAGGAGAGGCAGATTTTAAACCTCTTTATGATGTGAACCTTTCTATTAAAGAAAAGATTGAAATCATCGCAAAAGAAATATATGGTGCAGAGGGTGTTGATTTTACTTCTAAAGCGGATAAGGAAATTGAAAAGTATGAAAAACTAGGATTAGATAAAATGCCTATATGTGTAGCAAAAACACAGTATTCCCTATCTGATAATCCAAAACTTTTAGGAAAACCAACAGGGTTTAAAATTACAGTAAAAAATGTTAGAATATCAGCTGGAGCAGGATTTTTATTAGCATTAACTGGAGATATTATGACCATGCCAGGGCTACCAAAGGTACCCGCTGCAAATGGTATAGATATATTGAAAAACGGTGAAATTATAGGGTTGTTCTAAGGATATTTCTTCATGATAAAAAAGGATGAAAAAGTTTAAATATAATAGTATGGATATAGGATAGATAGTTAATATGACTATTTATTCTATATCCTTTTTTATAAGTGGAGGGGGAGAAAATTCATTTCAATCTTTTATGTTTATAATTGGTGAATAAGCAGATGATTAATTGGCATAAATAAAAAGATGTAAAACATAGGGGGAAATAGGACTTTATGATATAATTGATAAAAAAGAATTTTGTATAGACTTAAATAAATGGAGGGATTGTCATGAAAACGCTTGTGTGGAATGTAAATGAAATAAATTGGGTAGAAGTACCACAATTTAAAGGTGTTTACGCTAAGGATCTTGTGAAAAAAGAAGATGGTATGGATGTAACAAATAAGTATATAAAAATAGTACCAGGGGGAGAAATACTTGTACATACCCATGATGTAACAGAGGCATTCTATATACTAGAAGGAACTGCATCTGTTCTAGTAAATGAAGAAAGAATACCATTAAAAGTTGGAACTATGATTTCAGCACCTGCTGGTGTGCCACATGGTATTAAAAATGAAACGGATGAAGACGTGATATTACTTGCTAATTTTGGAGTGAAATAAAAAGGATGAACATAATTGTTCATCCTTTTAATCTAAATCAGGAGGAAGTAAATCGCTCTTATAGGCCATATCTTTTGAAGCATTTTCAACCAATCGCTTAGTCATTTCTCCACCAAGTTGGCCACCTTTTTTACCAGCTTCTCTTGAAGTGATATTACTCGTTAAATTGGTATTTTTCATAGGAAGTCCTAATTCATTGGCAATTTCTGCCTTGAATTGATTAAGAGCTTGTCTTGCTTCTCTAACTACAGGTTTTCTTGCCATGCTGATCACCTCTTTTTATAGCTTGTTAATAGTATCTACTTTAAAAAGGTACAATATGTCTAGTAGTATTATGCAGAAATGCATAGTATTGTAAGTTTTTCTATTGGAAATTTTAGAAAACATACGAATAGATAATTTAAGGATAAAGTATACATTCCTTATTGTATGAAGAAAAGGCTTATGCTAAAATAAAATTGGATAGTATCGTAAGAACTATACCTTTTATAAATTATTAAAAATAAAATTTAATAGATCTGCTTTGAGCCTTTAGGACAGAGACAGTTGAGTATAAAGAAATTTTCATGCCTTGCGAGCCTATACTCAGCAAGGTATTTTTGTATAAATTTTATTCTTTAATCTTTCTGTGGGCTCATAGAGAACTTAGGAGGGAAACGGATGTTTGTTGTTGAAGCTGTGAAAAAAATAAGAGAAGTGATTGAAAAAGAAAAAAGAGAAGGAAAAAAAATTGGACTCGTTCCTACTATGGGATACCTTCATGAAGGACATTTATCATTGATTCGAAAAGCAAAAGAGGAAAATGATTTTGTAGTAGTGAGTGTATTTGTCAATCCAACCCAGTTTGGAGAGGGAGAAGATTATGAAAGTTATCCTCGTGAATTAGAAAGAGATAGTAAATTGGCGAAAAGTGCTGGAGCTGATTTAGTATTCCATCCTTCTGTAGCTGAGATGTATCCAAAGGGCTATAATACGTATGTAGAAACTTATAAAATAACAGATAAATTATGTGGAGCGTCAAGACCAGGACATTTTAGGGGGGTTACTACAGTAGTTTGTAAATTATTTAATATAGTAGTACCTCATAGAGCTTATTTTGGACAAAAGGATGCACAACAAGTAGTGGTGATCAAACAAATGGTAAGAGATTTAAATATGGATTTAGAAATTATTCCTTGTCCTATTGTAAGAGAAGAAGATGGAATAGCATTAAGTTCAAGAAATACCTATTTGAATGATGAAGAGAGAAAAGCAGGACTCATTTTATCAAAATCTCTTTTTAAATCAAAAGAGATGATTGAAAATGGAGAGAGAGATGGGTTAAAAATAAAGGATTTTATTATTAATAATATTCAAACAGAACCCTTAGCAAAAATTGATTATGTAGAGGTTGTAGATGCTGAAAATTTACAAGATATAGAAAAGTTACAAGGAGAGGTACTGATTGCCCTTGCAGTGAAATTTGGAAATACCAGATTGATTGATAATATGCGTATAAAAATATCTTAAGGAGCAGCGTGCTGCTCCTTTTTTAAATATCAAATATTTTTTGTGCAATGGTTACAGATTCTCTAGCATCCTTACAATAATAATCTGCACCGATCATGTTGGCATATTCTTTTGTAAGAACAGCACCGCCTACGAAGACTTTACAGTCAATATTGTTTTTTCTTATGGATTTGATGGTTTCCTCCATATTTTTTACAGTGGTGGTCATAAGAGCGCTAAGACCTATAAGTTTGATATTTTGTTCTTTTGCAGTTTTCACTACAGTTTCTATAGGTACATCCTTTCCTAGATCTAATATATGGAAACCATAGTTTTCCAAAAGTACTTTTACAATATTTTTTCCAATATCGTGAATATCTCCTTTTACTGTAGCAAGGATGATTTTTCCTTTTGTGATATTTGTATTTCCAGTAGTACGCAGGTGTTCTTTAATTACTTCGAAAGAAGATTTTACTGTTTCTGCAGAACGAATCAATTGAGGAAGAAAGATTATTTCCTTTTCGAATTGATCTCCTACTGTATCAAGAGCTGGAATTAAATAATTATTTACAATGGTTATAGGGTCTAAAGTTTTTAAAAGCTCCTTTGTTTTAAGGGCTGCTTCATCTTTTATGCCATCTATGATGATTTCTTTTAAGGTTTTTTCTACTTGATTTACGGGTACTTCTTTTTTCACTTCCTTTCTATAGCGATTTGTATATTTTTTTGAGCCTTCATCATGATTAGTAAGAACATGGAAGGTGTCAATGGTTTCTATGTTTTCTTCTACTAAAGGATCCATAATGGGTGCATCTAGCCCATAGGAAAGACTCATAGCTAAAAAGGTTCTTGTAAGAAGCTTTCTTTGAGGTAAACCAAAGGATACGTTGCTTACCCCTAGGACTGTTTTTACACCAAATTTTTCTTTTACAAGGCGTATGGCTTTTAAGGTTTCTAGTACTTCCTTTTGTTGGGCAGAAGCAGTTAAAACTAAGCAATCGATTAGTATATTTTCTTTAGGGATACCGTAAAGTTTTGC is part of the Crassaminicella profunda genome and encodes:
- a CDS encoding sodium-dependent transporter, encoding MQKRENWGSKIGFIMAAAGSAVGLGNIWKFPFTAGQNGGGAFVLVYLIFVALIGFSVMLTEFAVGRRRQLAAVGAFKSEDKRWTFAGVLGVLSGFLIMGFYPVVGGWALAYVFKVMGGLLNNPAAIGASFDAFITNATSPLMWMVLYLILNVIIVVKGVSSGIEKAGKILMPLLFGILIVIAIKGLTLPGAMAGMEFLFKPDFSKVDGSVILAALGQAFFSLSLGMGCMITYGSYLSKKENLVQNAAIVTSMDTAVALLAGIAMFPAMFAFGIEPAAGPGLVFVVVPTLFAEMGAMGPMFAVLFFIALTVAALTSSVSLLEVVVAFLIDEKKFTRKKAVLSSATVMALLCILASLSLGGVGPTLFGKGAFDVFDLLTDKIFLAIGGMLLCIFAGWRLKKEDLYGEITNNGTMDFPLFGMWYPLVKYVIPITIFLVAANGIRQGFESGSGPIMLVGIGIIAIFAAISKKL
- a CDS encoding CAP domain-containing protein — translated: MKKILSILTLCVLLFSGCTAPQQKPTPLPENEMYQNEMPENNKPMTSSIFEKGDVEKIQITKDNTSCRSGQSANSPEIQKLPKGNVYDVVGQLGDQYVVQTEDGKVGCVNPSDCKPQVEGPKTTTPSDQPNQTAQDKQEENTSRLTADEQEMLKLLNGERTKNGLKPLTIDISIVNVARLKSQDMIDNNYFSHNSPTYGSPFDMLKQFGIKYLTAGENIAGNPSVQNAHTSLMNSEGHRKNILNPDFTHIGIGIKDGGKYGKMYTQMFVGR
- a CDS encoding NCS2 family permease gives rise to the protein MAEIVEQELKQGKLERIFKLKERHTDIRTEVTAGLTTFMTMAYILIVQPSFMKAAGMDVGAVTVVTALLSGIFTLFMAFYTNLPFALAPAMGSNAFFAFTLVAGGLVTWQQGLGMVFISGIIFLLLTFLGLREVIVKLIPKNIKLAIGAAVGFFVVLIGFKSAKFMLITDGSIKMGNLADPTTKLALIGLAIAVTLMANKVKGALLWAMIGTTIIGIPMGITKVPSSLMSLPPSIAPIAFKLDVLGALKWSFFPLMFTFFVGDFFSTLGTLLGVSAKAGLLDEEGNLPNIDKPFLVDAIATVVGALFGSTVVTTYIESAAGAEEGGRTGLTGVATGICFLLTLFFTPIAGMIPGAATAPALILIGLLMLSGMKDIDFSEFTEAFPAFATVIFTAYTSSISNGISIGIISYAFVKLVSGKAKELHVGIYILCIPLIFYFMIM
- the ade gene encoding adenine deaminase, which gives rise to MQLLPKDKKGLIESAVGKRVCDLVIENAQIVNVFTGEIYKGNVGIYDGFIAHIQSDPDHLNREEAALVGKKYYDAKGEYLIPGFVDAHIHIESTMMTPRNFAKAVIPHGTTTVVTDPHEIANVCGIEAVEYMHESSKDIPMRQYILAPSCVPAVPGKENAGAVFMDKEIKELLEMDRVIGLAEVMDYLGVINNDKRMVDILDCVEQKNLFMQGHAPFVSGRELSAYLCAGPNSDHESRIGQEARDKMRAGMYVDARESSISKNVEEIIKNIKDFRYLNYLTFCTDDREPEDILESGHMNDVVRKAIGCGMHPIDAIRSATLNVAKEIGVKNLGAIAPGYVADLVIINSLEDLIPTAVFFEGTLVAEKGELKVEVEDKDFNIEDKNTVFIDNLKVEDFRMKAPIENGKIKTNIIKYQELNFSTTDFVVEELPVKNGYIDLSHDPDLKFVIVINRHKGHNTKGYGIVRNFGTQVGTVGSTVSHDCHNLTIVYDTPENGYIVAKDLIEIGGGLSCAKNDERIEHLALPIGGLISKKPCKVLAKESTKMKDALRGLGLTEIENPLLRIATLALPVIPNAKMSDLGMIDVLTQEVVDLFNE
- a CDS encoding formate--tetrahydrofolate ligase is translated as MKTDIQIAQEAKMLPILEIGKQIGLKEDDLELYGKYKAKISLDVYKRLEDKPDGKLVLVTAINPTSAGEGKTTTNVGLSMGLNKIGKKTITALREPSLGPSFGVKGGAAGGGYAQVVPMDDINLHFTGDIHAITTANNLLAALLDNHLQQGNLLNIDPRRVTWKRCLDMNDRALRNIVVGLGGRTNGVPREDGFDISVASEVMAILCLANDLDDLKKRLARMIVGYTYDNEPVTADDLKATGALTLLLKDAIKPNLVQTLENTPAIIHGGPFANIAHGCNSVMATKIGLKLSDYVVTEAGFGADLGAEKFFNIKCRFAGLKPDATVIVATARALKNHGGVPKTQLNHENLEALEKGFGNLEKQIENIRKFGVPVVVAINKFPTDTQDELNLIEEKCAKLGVNVVLSDVWAKGGEGGIELAKKVVALCESGEADFKPLYDVNLSIKEKIEIIAKEIYGAEGVDFTSKADKEIEKYEKLGLDKMPICVAKTQYSLSDNPKLLGKPTGFKITVKNVRISAGAGFLLALTGDIMTMPGLPKVPAANGIDILKNGEIIGLF
- a CDS encoding cupin domain-containing protein, translated to MKTLVWNVNEINWVEVPQFKGVYAKDLVKKEDGMDVTNKYIKIVPGGEILVHTHDVTEAFYILEGTASVLVNEERIPLKVGTMISAPAGVPHGIKNETDEDVILLANFGVK
- a CDS encoding alpha/beta-type small acid-soluble spore protein, with the protein product MARKPVVREARQALNQFKAEIANELGLPMKNTNLTSNITSREAGKKGGQLGGEMTKRLVENASKDMAYKSDLLPPDLD
- the panC gene encoding pantoate--beta-alanine ligase, giving the protein MFVVEAVKKIREVIEKEKREGKKIGLVPTMGYLHEGHLSLIRKAKEENDFVVVSVFVNPTQFGEGEDYESYPRELERDSKLAKSAGADLVFHPSVAEMYPKGYNTYVETYKITDKLCGASRPGHFRGVTTVVCKLFNIVVPHRAYFGQKDAQQVVVIKQMVRDLNMDLEIIPCPIVREEDGIALSSRNTYLNDEERKAGLILSKSLFKSKEMIENGERDGLKIKDFIINNIQTEPLAKIDYVEVVDAENLQDIEKLQGEVLIALAVKFGNTRLIDNMRIKIS